One Apteryx mantelli isolate bAptMan1 chromosome 22, bAptMan1.hap1, whole genome shotgun sequence genomic region harbors:
- the LOC106496100 gene encoding C-C motif chemokine 4 homolog, producing MKISVAALAVLIAVFCYQTASAPIGADTPTSCCFTYISRQLPRSFVVDYYDTHSLCSKSAVVFITRKGREVCANPESKWVQEYVSDLELN from the exons ATGAAGATCTCTGTGGCTGCCCTTGCTGTTCTCATCGCAGTCTTCTGCTACCAGACCGCCAGTGCTCCAA TTGGCGCTGACACACCAACCTCCTGCTGTTTCACCTACATCTCCCGGCAGCTGCCCCGCAGCTTCGTGGTGGACTACTATGACACCCACAGCTTGTGCTCCAAGTCAGCCGTTGT GTTTATCACAAGGAAAGGCCGTGAAGTCTGTGCCAACCCCGAGAGCAAATGGGTCCAGGAGTATGTGAGCGATCTAGAACTGAACTGA